In Oreochromis aureus strain Israel breed Guangdong linkage group 20, ZZ_aureus, whole genome shotgun sequence, the following are encoded in one genomic region:
- the spryd4 gene encoding SPRY domain-containing protein 4 has translation MAMPVSAARVCRLAGRTVSSLSAGHRRAVNLPAKTCFISTSTVSSLDLFKKDTGVIYRMMGLDPSQVQDDPERFRDWAVVFGDKKISSGRHYWEVTVKKSQEFRLGVAEAAMSRDDCVGTNSSSWVFGYAQRKWFAMTSNKMVPVTLVGKPDRVGILLDYEGGFLGLVDVEQPRIIHTLRGQFKAPLCPAFGLWDGELLTHSGLEEPEGLM, from the exons ATGGCGATGCCCGTGAGTGCGGCTCGTGTCTGTCGCCTGGCAGGACGCACTGTTTCCTCCCTGTCAGCCGGACACAGGCGGGCTGTCAACCTGCCAGCGAAGACCTGCTTCATCTCCACATCCACG GTCAGCAGTCTGGACCTCTTCAAGAAAGACACAGGCGTCATCTATCGCATGATGGGCCTTGACCCCAGCCAGGTCCAAGATGACCCTGAGCGTTTCCGAGACTGGGCTGTCGTGTTTGGCGACAAGAAGATCAGCAGCGGACGACATTACTGGGAGGTGACGGTGAAAAAGTCTCAAGAATTTCGTCTGGGTGTGGCCGAGGCGGCGATGTCCAGAGACGACTGCGTGGGCACCAACAGCTCCTCCTGGGTGTTTGGTTATGCTCAGCGGAAGTGGTTTGCCATGACCAGCAATAAGATGGTTCCCGTGACACTGGTGGGCAAGCCGGACCGTGTTGGGATCCTTCTTGACTATGAAGGGGGTTTCCTGGGGCTGGTTGACGTGGAGCAGCCCAGGATCATTCACACCCTTAGGGGTCAGTTCAAGGCCCCTCTCTGCCCAGCGTTTGGACTTTGGGACGGGGAGCTGCTCACACACTCGGGTCTGGAGGAGCCCGAAGGCCTGATGTGA